Proteins co-encoded in one Inmirania thermothiophila genomic window:
- the ppsR gene encoding posphoenolpyruvate synthetase regulatory kinase/phosphorylase PpsR translates to MAQGTEARPTPRPVFFVSDRTGITAETLGHSLLSQFEGVDFQPRTIPFVDTVEKARAAAAEIDRAAAASGVRPLVFSTLVDAEIRRTVAASRGVCFDFFDAFIGPLEREFATRSSHTIGRTHGLVDLQAYQARIEAVNYALTHDDGLGTGGYDRADLILTGVSRSGKTPTSLYLAMHFGVRAANYPLTEEDLEQARLPEELAPHRDRIYGLTIDPERLAQIRAERRPGSRYASLEQCRREIRQVERLYRMEGIPAFDTSRSSIEEIATAVIERAGIRRRLF, encoded by the coding sequence ATGGCGCAGGGCACAGAGGCAAGGCCGACGCCGCGGCCCGTTTTCTTCGTCTCGGACCGCACCGGCATCACCGCCGAGACCCTCGGCCACAGCCTCCTCAGCCAGTTCGAGGGGGTCGACTTCCAGCCGCGCACGATCCCCTTCGTGGACACGGTGGAGAAGGCCCGTGCCGCGGCCGCCGAGATCGACCGCGCGGCCGCGGCGAGCGGGGTGCGCCCGCTCGTCTTCTCCACCCTGGTGGACGCCGAGATCCGCCGCACCGTGGCGGCGAGCCGCGGCGTCTGCTTCGACTTCTTCGACGCCTTCATCGGGCCGCTCGAGCGCGAGTTCGCCACCCGCTCCAGCCACACCATCGGGCGCACCCACGGCCTCGTGGACCTGCAGGCCTACCAGGCCCGCATCGAGGCCGTCAACTACGCCTTGACCCACGACGACGGCCTGGGGACCGGCGGCTACGACCGCGCCGACCTCATCCTGACCGGGGTCTCGCGCAGCGGCAAGACCCCCACCTCGCTCTATCTCGCCATGCACTTCGGCGTGCGCGCGGCCAACTACCCCCTCACCGAGGAGGACCTGGAGCAGGCGCGGCTGCCCGAGGAGCTCGCGCCCCACCGCGACCGCATCTACGGCCTCACCATCGATCCCGAGCGGCTCGCGCAGATCCGCGCCGAGCGCCGCCCCGGCAGCCGCTACGCCTCCCTCGAGCAGTGCCGGCGCGAGATCCGCCAGGTGGAGCGGCTCTACCGCATGGAAGGCATCCCGGCCTTCGACACCTCGCGAAGCTCCATCGAGGAGATCGCCACCGCCGTCATCGAGCGCGCCGGCATCCGCCGGCGGCTGTTCTGA
- a CDS encoding pyruvate, water dikinase regulatory protein, which yields MRRTVFFISGRTGITAETLGHGLLSQFEGMEFEQVPLPYVDTPERAVAACRRIDAAAERDGVPPIVFSALADPVIRDRVRRARGVFFDVFDTFIRPLERELGVRALSAPGRSHGLVDYQAYMARVDAINYVQMGDEADPRHLDRADVVLLGVSRSGKTPACVYLALQFGIRAANRTLTEAELEAQRLPAGLEPYRDRLFGLTVRPERLAEIRAGRAPGSPYADAERCRREVEAAETLFCNEGIPCLDVTCMSVEEIASTVIEARGLRRRLY from the coding sequence ATGCGAAGGACCGTCTTCTTCATCTCGGGGCGCACGGGGATCACGGCGGAGACGCTGGGGCACGGGTTGCTGTCGCAGTTCGAGGGCATGGAGTTCGAGCAGGTGCCGCTGCCCTACGTGGACACGCCGGAGCGGGCGGTGGCGGCCTGCCGGCGCATCGACGCCGCGGCCGAGCGCGACGGTGTGCCGCCCATCGTCTTCAGCGCCCTCGCCGATCCCGTCATCCGCGACCGCGTGCGCCGCGCCCGCGGCGTGTTCTTCGACGTCTTCGACACCTTCATCCGCCCGCTGGAGCGCGAGCTGGGGGTGCGCGCGCTCTCCGCCCCCGGCCGCTCCCACGGGCTCGTGGACTATCAGGCCTACATGGCGCGGGTGGACGCCATCAACTACGTCCAGATGGGCGACGAGGCCGACCCGCGCCACCTCGATCGGGCCGACGTGGTCCTGCTCGGGGTCTCGCGCAGCGGCAAGACGCCGGCCTGCGTCTACCTGGCGCTGCAGTTCGGGATCCGCGCCGCCAACCGCACCCTCACCGAGGCCGAGCTCGAGGCGCAGCGCCTGCCGGCGGGGCTGGAGCCGTACCGCGACCGGCTCTTCGGGCTCACCGTCCGCCCCGAGCGGCTGGCGGAGATCCGCGCCGGGCGCGCGCCGGGCTCGCCCTACGCCGATGCCGAGCGCTGCCGGCGCGAGGTGGAGGCGGCCGAGACCCTGTTCTGCAACGAGGGCATCCCCTGCCTCGACGTCACCTGCATGTCGGTGGAGGAGATCGCCTCCACCGTGATCGAGGCCCGCGGCCTGCGGCGGCGGCTCTACTGA
- a CDS encoding ATP-binding cassette domain-containing protein, which translates to MDAVVRGEGLVKRFGTRCAVAGIDLAIPRGICFGILGPNGAGKTTTLRMILGLSVPDAGRLEVLGLPVPAQAREARRRIGVVSQADNLDPDFTVEENLRVYASYFGIGRAELARRLEGLIAFAELGERRATRIETLSGGMRRRLAIARALVNDPDLVVLDEPTTGLDPQARHLIWARLRELRRAGKTLLLTTHYMEEAERLCDALVVMDHGRILDQGSPAELVARHVPPEVVEIHGEAPRLGAVLEGLEGVEVERTGDAVYCYARDAGPLLARLRGEHDLVYLHRRAGLEDVFLRLTGRELRD; encoded by the coding sequence ATGGACGCGGTGGTGCGCGGCGAGGGGCTGGTGAAGCGCTTCGGCACCCGCTGCGCGGTGGCGGGGATCGATCTCGCCATCCCGCGCGGGATCTGCTTCGGCATCCTCGGCCCCAACGGCGCCGGCAAGACCACCACCCTGCGCATGATCCTCGGGCTGTCGGTGCCGGATGCGGGCCGGCTCGAGGTGCTGGGGCTGCCGGTGCCGGCGCAGGCGCGCGAGGCGCGGCGGCGCATCGGCGTCGTCTCCCAGGCCGACAACCTCGATCCGGACTTCACCGTGGAGGAGAACCTGCGGGTCTATGCCAGCTACTTCGGCATCGGGCGCGCGGAGCTCGCGCGGCGGCTCGAGGGGCTGATCGCCTTCGCCGAGCTCGGCGAGCGGCGTGCCACCCGCATCGAGACCCTCTCGGGGGGGATGCGCCGCCGCCTCGCCATCGCCCGGGCGCTGGTGAACGATCCCGATCTCGTGGTGCTGGACGAGCCCACCACCGGGCTCGACCCGCAGGCGCGCCACCTCATCTGGGCGCGGCTGCGCGAGCTCCGCCGCGCGGGCAAGACGCTGCTCCTCACCACCCACTACATGGAGGAGGCCGAGCGGCTGTGCGATGCGCTGGTGGTGATGGACCACGGCCGCATCCTCGACCAGGGCAGCCCGGCCGAGCTCGTCGCCCGCCACGTGCCGCCGGAGGTGGTGGAGATCCACGGCGAGGCGCCGCGGCTGGGGGCGGTGCTCGAGGGGCTCGAGGGCGTGGAGGTGGAGCGCACGGGCGACGCCGTCTACTGCTACGCGCGCGACGCCGGGCCGCTGCTTGCGCGCCTGCGCGGCGAGCACGACCTCGTCTACCTGCACCGCCGCGCCGGCCTCGAGGACGTCTTCCTGCGCCTGACCGGGCGGGAGCTGCGGGACTGA
- a CDS encoding ABC transporter permease, protein MDWGLPRPGRGALAVWRRNLLVWRKLMGASLTINFGEPFLYLLGLGYGLGFFIGDMAGMPYLTFLATGVVAASAMQTATFEGMYSVFTRMVPQRTYEAMLAAPLTVDDILAGELLWCASKGLLSGVAILVVAAALGAVGGWGALWVIPVVFVVGLCFAGPALVMSALSPNYDFFVYYQTLGLTPMFILCGVFYPVDTLPPAVQTAVQVLPLTHAVALVRPLVAGLAVDDVGLHLAVLLAYAAAGYYLAVVLVRRRLLV, encoded by the coding sequence ATGGACTGGGGGCTGCCGAGGCCGGGCCGGGGGGCGCTCGCGGTGTGGCGGCGCAACCTCCTCGTCTGGCGCAAGCTCATGGGGGCGAGCCTCACCATCAACTTCGGTGAACCCTTCCTCTATCTGCTGGGCCTCGGCTACGGGCTCGGCTTCTTCATCGGCGACATGGCCGGGATGCCCTATCTCACGTTCCTCGCCACCGGCGTGGTGGCGGCCTCGGCGATGCAGACGGCGACCTTCGAGGGGATGTACTCGGTGTTCACGCGCATGGTGCCGCAGCGCACCTACGAGGCCATGCTGGCCGCGCCGCTCACCGTGGACGACATCCTCGCCGGCGAGCTGCTGTGGTGCGCGAGCAAGGGGCTGCTGAGCGGGGTGGCGATCCTGGTGGTGGCCGCGGCCCTGGGGGCGGTGGGCGGGTGGGGCGCGCTGTGGGTGATCCCGGTGGTGTTCGTGGTGGGGCTCTGCTTCGCCGGGCCGGCGCTGGTGATGAGCGCGCTCTCGCCCAACTACGACTTCTTCGTCTACTACCAGACGCTGGGTCTCACACCCATGTTCATCCTGTGCGGGGTCTTCTACCCGGTGGACACCCTGCCGCCGGCGGTGCAGACCGCGGTGCAGGTGCTGCCCCTGACCCATGCGGTGGCGCTGGTGCGGCCCCTGGTGGCGGGGCTGGCGGTGGACGACGTGGGGTTGCACCTCGCGGTGCTCCTCGCCTACGCGGCCGCGGGCTACTACCTCGCCGTGGTCCTCGTGCGCCGCCGCCTGCTCGTGTGA
- a CDS encoding HNH endonuclease → MADLAQQVLRTDPSGMPLEWVDYREAVRLYHLGQVAYSCGTLLYRIRGGINARSGRRSLIEVSSIIATHGHPRERAWRDHVPPLNNRALFKRDAYLCLYCGGRFPAAELSRDHVTPISRGGADSWNNVVTACRRCNTHKAGRTPEEAGMTLLAVPFTPTHAEYVYLQGRRVLADQMAFLLAHFPRSSPLHARLARRIASA, encoded by the coding sequence ATGGCGGACCTTGCCCAGCAGGTGCTGCGGACCGATCCCTCCGGGATGCCCCTGGAGTGGGTGGACTATCGCGAGGCGGTACGGCTCTACCATCTGGGCCAGGTGGCCTACAGCTGCGGCACCCTGCTCTACCGCATCCGCGGCGGCATCAACGCCCGCAGCGGCCGGCGCAGCCTCATCGAGGTCAGCTCCATCATCGCCACCCACGGCCACCCGCGCGAGCGGGCCTGGCGCGATCACGTCCCGCCCCTCAACAACCGCGCCCTGTTCAAGCGCGACGCCTACCTCTGCCTCTACTGCGGCGGGCGCTTCCCGGCCGCGGAGCTCTCCCGCGACCACGTCACCCCCATCAGCCGCGGCGGCGCCGACAGCTGGAACAACGTCGTCACCGCCTGCAGACGCTGCAACACCCACAAGGCGGGACGCACCCCCGAGGAGGCGGGGATGACGCTGCTCGCCGTGCCCTTCACCCCGACCCACGCCGAGTACGTCTACCTCCAGGGCCGGCGCGTGCTGGCCGACCAGATGGCCTTCCTGCTCGCCCACTTCCCGCGCTCGAGCCCGCTGCACGCGCGGCTGGCGCGACGCATCGCCTCGGCCTGA
- a CDS encoding TusE/DsrC/DsvC family sulfur relay protein — protein MEFEIDGRRIETDAEGYLRNLSDWSESLAEALAEREGLKLTEAHWEVIRFLRQGYEETGTVPNVRQLQKSFAKTYGPEKGNSRYLYGLFPYGPAKQACRIAGLPKPTGCV, from the coding sequence ATGGAGTTCGAGATCGACGGGCGCCGCATCGAGACCGACGCCGAGGGCTATCTGCGCAACCTTTCGGACTGGAGCGAGTCCCTGGCCGAGGCCCTCGCCGAGCGCGAGGGGCTGAAGCTGACCGAGGCCCACTGGGAGGTGATCCGCTTCCTGCGCCAAGGCTACGAGGAGACCGGCACCGTGCCCAACGTGCGCCAGCTGCAGAAGTCTTTCGCCAAGACCTACGGCCCCGAGAAGGGCAACAGCCGCTATCTCTACGGCCTGTTCCCCTACGGGCCGGCCAAGCAGGCCTGCCGCATCGCGGGGCTGCCCAAGCCCACCGGCTGCGTCTGA
- a CDS encoding RNA ligase, which translates to MAGSGMAALREAAGAAGKLAAEEHEGLRYERLVDDWHGLARGTVFAAGIVIPGYPPIPRILRLATGLAERFPGPFRVEEKIDGYNVRYALVEGRLLGFSRGGFVCPFATDRGPELFDPAVLEEAPSRVLCAELAGPGNPYNIGRPPDPVADVALYAFDLLATDGSGFLPAGELDALAAAGAVRRARLLGRHTAADVAALRTLLHRLDAERREGVVFKEDGPQGRRAKYTTARVTVDDLRVTGAELLDLPPWYFTGRLLRLALFVDEEGLPRERLAAEMGTALLEGMLDAVAQVRDHGRVEHAFRCRFRARANAERFAAMLRGRAAVQVLVDGIEPDAEGYHVLRFRRVYPAMTGLLANVLRGGAIED; encoded by the coding sequence ATGGCAGGGAGCGGGATGGCCGCGCTGCGCGAGGCCGCGGGCGCGGCGGGCAAGCTCGCCGCCGAGGAGCACGAGGGGCTGCGCTACGAGCGCCTCGTGGACGACTGGCACGGGCTCGCCCGCGGCACGGTCTTCGCCGCCGGCATCGTGATCCCGGGCTATCCTCCCATCCCGCGCATCCTCCGCCTCGCCACGGGCCTTGCCGAGCGCTTCCCGGGCCCCTTCCGCGTGGAGGAGAAGATCGACGGCTACAACGTGCGCTACGCCCTCGTGGAGGGGCGGCTCCTCGGCTTCAGCCGCGGCGGCTTCGTCTGCCCCTTCGCCACCGACCGCGGGCCGGAGCTCTTCGACCCGGCGGTGCTGGAGGAGGCCCCGTCGCGGGTGCTCTGCGCCGAGCTCGCAGGCCCCGGCAATCCCTACAACATCGGCCGGCCTCCGGATCCGGTCGCGGACGTGGCCCTCTACGCCTTCGATCTGCTCGCCACGGACGGTTCCGGCTTCCTGCCCGCCGGGGAGCTGGATGCGCTGGCCGCGGCGGGGGCGGTGCGCCGCGCCCGCCTCCTCGGCCGGCACACCGCGGCGGACGTCGCCGCGCTGCGGACCCTGCTGCACCGGCTCGATGCGGAGCGCCGCGAGGGGGTGGTCTTCAAGGAGGACGGACCCCAGGGGCGGCGCGCCAAGTACACCACGGCGCGGGTGACGGTGGACGACCTGCGGGTGACGGGGGCGGAGCTCCTGGACCTGCCGCCGTGGTACTTCACGGGACGGCTGCTGCGGCTTGCGCTCTTCGTCGACGAGGAGGGGCTGCCGCGGGAGCGGCTCGCCGCCGAGATGGGGACGGCGCTGCTCGAGGGGATGCTGGATGCGGTGGCGCAGGTGCGCGACCACGGCCGCGTCGAGCACGCCTTCCGCTGCCGCTTCCGCGCGCGGGCCAATGCCGAGCGCTTCGCGGCCATGTTGCGCGGGCGCGCCGCGGTGCAGGTTCTCGTCGACGGCATCGAGCCCGACGCCGAGGGCTACCACGTCCTGCGCTTCCGGCGCGTCTACCCGGCCATGACCGGGCTGCTCGCCAACGTCCTGCGCGGCGGCGCCATCGAGGACTGA
- a CDS encoding RNA ligase partner protein → MESYVLDTSLFTNPDVYAQFADEPHGAITAFVALAPRAHARFYMPISVYEELGRMRDLAEVAADFETVVYIRSPRRFGMQLPSEILYEFIEEVRERINRGLRIAEEHMRLAGRSVDAGDAERLMHHLRERYREALRKGIVDSREDADVLLLAYEVDGVVVSADEGLLRWADRLGVKIIDPRHFRRILENRIEHFAP, encoded by the coding sequence ATGGAGAGCTACGTCCTCGACACCAGCCTGTTCACCAACCCCGACGTCTACGCGCAGTTCGCCGACGAGCCGCACGGGGCCATCACCGCCTTCGTCGCGCTCGCCCCCCGCGCCCACGCCCGCTTCTACATGCCGATCTCGGTCTACGAGGAGCTCGGGCGCATGCGCGACCTCGCCGAGGTGGCCGCCGACTTCGAGACCGTGGTCTACATCCGTTCGCCGCGCCGCTTCGGCATGCAGCTGCCGAGCGAGATCCTCTACGAGTTCATCGAGGAGGTGCGCGAGCGCATCAACCGCGGCCTGCGCATCGCCGAGGAGCACATGCGCCTGGCCGGGCGGAGCGTCGATGCGGGCGACGCCGAGCGCCTCATGCACCACCTGCGCGAGCGCTACCGCGAGGCCCTGCGCAAGGGCATCGTCGACAGCCGCGAGGACGCCGACGTGCTCCTGCTCGCCTACGAGGTGGACGGAGTGGTGGTCTCGGCGGACGAGGGCCTGCTGCGCTGGGCCGACCGCCTCGGGGTCAAGATCATCGACCCGCGCCACTTCCGCCGCATCCTCGAGAACCGGATCGAGCACTTCGCGCCCTGA
- a CDS encoding NRDE family protein yields the protein MCLILVAHRAHPRWPLVIAANRDEFRDRPAAPAAWWREDARVLAGRDLAAGGTWLGVRRDGRWAAVTNVREGRRGRHPRSRGELVARYLLGDAPPRAFLAEALAGGAAYGGFNLLVATPDEVLYGSNRGHGIHALAPGVHGLSNGRLDAPWPKVRRGREGLRALLAGEGPRVEALMALLADRREAPPEALPDTGVGPERERRLSPLFIVGADYGTRCSTVLVVDREGRACLVERTWDGRGEAVGECRHEFEIPAFAAGEEVS from the coding sequence ATGTGCCTGATCCTCGTCGCCCACCGCGCCCACCCGCGCTGGCCCCTCGTCATCGCCGCCAACCGCGACGAGTTCCGCGACCGCCCGGCGGCGCCGGCGGCATGGTGGCGCGAGGACGCGCGGGTGCTCGCCGGGCGCGACCTCGCCGCCGGCGGGACCTGGCTGGGGGTGCGCCGCGACGGGCGCTGGGCCGCGGTGACCAACGTCCGCGAGGGCCGGCGCGGGCGGCATCCGCGCTCGCGCGGCGAACTCGTCGCCCGCTACCTCCTCGGCGATGCGCCGCCGCGGGCCTTCCTCGCCGAGGCCCTCGCCGGGGGGGCGGCCTACGGCGGCTTCAACCTGCTCGTGGCCACCCCCGACGAGGTCCTCTACGGCTCCAACCGCGGCCACGGCATCCACGCCCTCGCCCCGGGGGTGCACGGCCTCAGCAACGGCCGCCTCGACGCCCCCTGGCCCAAGGTGCGCAGGGGGCGGGAGGGCCTGCGGGCGCTGCTTGCGGGCGAGGGCCCGCGGGTCGAGGCGCTGATGGCGCTGCTTGCCGACCGTCGCGAGGCGCCCCCGGAGGCGCTGCCGGATACCGGCGTCGGCCCCGAACGGGAGCGGCGGCTTTCACCGCTCTTCATCGTCGGCGCCGACTACGGCACGCGCTGCTCCACGGTCCTGGTGGTGGACCGGGAGGGGCGGGCCTGCCTCGTGGAGCGCACCTGGGACGGCCGCGGCGAGGCGGTGGGCGAGTGCCGCCACGAGTTCGAGATCCCGGCCTTTGCTGCGGGGGAGGAGGTGTCATGA
- a CDS encoding bifunctional alpha/beta hydrolase/OsmC family protein, translated as MTRSIRLQFDNGRGERLGAVLDRPLGRPVAYALFAHCFTCGKNLKAAAHIAAALARQGIATLRFDFTGLGESEGEFAGTGFLANVEDLVAAAEYLAAEHGPARILVGHSLGGAAVLAAAARVPEAAAVATIGAPADPAHVTHLLGDAVEVIRREGEAEVRLAGRPFRIRRRFLEDLEAVDLPAAVAALRRPLLILHSPRDTVVGIDNAARIFQAAKHPKSFVSLDRADHLLSDEADSRYVGTVIAAWAARYLEHHPEEQAEAEPAVNQVVARIGRERYLTEICANGHALLADEPVRVGGGNRGPNPYDLLVSALGACTAMTLRMYADRKGWPLEAVEVRLDHAKIHARDCERCQEKDGMVDRIEREIVLEGALDETQRQRLLEIADRCPVHRTLHGEVEVRTRLAG; from the coding sequence ATGACGCGATCGATCCGGCTCCAGTTCGACAACGGCCGCGGTGAGCGCCTGGGCGCCGTCCTCGACCGGCCGCTGGGGCGGCCGGTGGCCTACGCGCTCTTCGCCCACTGCTTCACCTGCGGCAAGAACCTCAAGGCCGCGGCGCACATCGCCGCGGCGCTGGCGCGGCAGGGCATCGCCACGCTCCGCTTCGACTTCACCGGCCTCGGCGAGAGCGAGGGCGAGTTCGCGGGGACGGGCTTTCTCGCCAACGTCGAGGACCTCGTCGCGGCCGCCGAGTACCTCGCCGCCGAGCACGGCCCGGCGCGCATCCTCGTCGGCCACTCCCTGGGCGGTGCGGCGGTGCTTGCGGCCGCGGCGCGCGTGCCGGAGGCGGCGGCGGTGGCCACCATCGGCGCGCCCGCCGACCCGGCGCACGTGACCCATCTCCTGGGCGATGCGGTGGAGGTGATCCGGCGCGAGGGCGAGGCCGAGGTGCGGCTTGCGGGGCGCCCGTTCCGCATCCGCCGCCGCTTCCTGGAGGACCTGGAGGCGGTGGACCTGCCGGCGGCCGTCGCCGCCCTGCGCCGGCCGCTGCTGATCCTGCACTCGCCCCGCGACACCGTGGTGGGCATCGACAACGCGGCGCGCATCTTCCAGGCCGCCAAGCACCCGAAGAGTTTCGTCTCCCTGGACCGCGCCGATCACCTGCTCAGCGACGAGGCCGACTCGCGCTACGTCGGCACCGTGATCGCGGCCTGGGCCGCGCGCTACCTGGAACACCACCCCGAGGAGCAGGCCGAGGCCGAGCCCGCCGTCAACCAGGTGGTGGCCCGCATCGGCCGCGAGCGCTACCTGACCGAGATCTGCGCCAACGGCCATGCCCTGCTCGCCGACGAGCCGGTGCGCGTCGGCGGGGGCAACCGCGGGCCGAACCCCTACGATCTCCTGGTCTCGGCCCTCGGCGCCTGCACCGCCATGACCCTGCGCATGTACGCCGACCGCAAGGGCTGGCCGCTGGAGGCGGTGGAGGTGCGTCTCGACCACGCCAAGATCCACGCCCGCGACTGCGAGCGCTGCCAGGAGAAGGACGGCATGGTGGACCGCATCGAGCGCGAGATCGTCCTCGAAGGGGCGCTGGACGAGACGCAGCGGCAGCGCCTGCTCGAGATCGCCGACCGCTGCCCGGTGCACCGCACCCTGCACGGCGAGGTGGAGGTGCGCACCCGGCTGGCCGGCTGA
- a CDS encoding ABC transporter permease — protein sequence MRAADAVALVAGSLRAWRARSLLTALGIAVGVAAVVVLTSLGEGLRRYVLAEFTQFGTHLVAVVPGRTTTLGISGAVINTVRPLTLEDAEALERLPEVAAAVPFVQGNAAVEAGGRSRRVLVFGADADLPAVWRFAVAAGRFLPADPPRRARPFAVLGARVRAALFPAVNPLGRRVRIGGERYRVVGVMAPKGQFLGFDLDDAVYIPVGRALAMFDREGLMEVDLLYRPELAVERVTAAVRRLLLARHGGEDFTLVTQTQMLEVLGSVLEVLQLAVAALGAISLLVGGVGILTIMTIGVAERTAEVGLLRALGARRGQILALFLGEAAAVALAGAAAGIAGGLLLALSAARLLPGLPVHVPWGYLAAAAATALAIGLAAGVWPARRAARLDPVEALRGE from the coding sequence GTGCGCGCCGCCGACGCCGTCGCCCTCGTCGCCGGCAGCCTGCGGGCCTGGCGCGCGCGCAGCCTCCTCACCGCCCTCGGCATCGCCGTGGGGGTGGCGGCGGTGGTGGTCCTGACCAGCCTCGGGGAGGGCCTGCGCCGCTACGTCCTGGCCGAGTTCACCCAGTTCGGCACCCATCTCGTGGCGGTGGTGCCGGGGCGCACCACGACCCTGGGCATCTCCGGGGCCGTGATCAACACGGTGCGGCCCCTCACCCTGGAGGACGCCGAGGCGCTGGAGCGGCTGCCGGAGGTGGCGGCGGCGGTGCCCTTCGTGCAGGGCAACGCGGCGGTGGAGGCGGGTGGGCGCTCGCGGCGGGTGCTCGTCTTCGGGGCCGACGCCGACCTGCCCGCGGTGTGGCGCTTCGCCGTCGCCGCAGGCCGCTTCCTGCCCGCGGATCCCCCCCGGCGGGCGCGCCCCTTCGCGGTCCTCGGGGCCCGCGTGCGCGCGGCCCTCTTCCCGGCGGTCAACCCCCTCGGGCGGCGCGTGCGCATCGGCGGCGAGCGCTACCGCGTCGTCGGGGTCATGGCGCCCAAGGGGCAGTTCCTCGGCTTCGACCTCGACGATGCGGTCTACATCCCGGTGGGGCGGGCCCTCGCCATGTTCGATCGCGAGGGCCTGATGGAGGTGGATCTCCTCTACCGGCCGGAGCTGGCCGTGGAGCGGGTCACGGCGGCGGTGCGCCGCCTGCTCCTGGCACGGCACGGGGGCGAGGACTTCACCCTCGTGACCCAGACGCAGATGCTCGAGGTCCTGGGCTCGGTCCTCGAGGTGCTGCAGCTTGCGGTCGCAGCCCTCGGCGCCATCTCCCTCCTCGTCGGCGGCGTCGGCATCCTCACCATCATGACCATCGGGGTCGCCGAGCGCACCGCCGAGGTGGGACTGCTGCGTGCCTTGGGCGCGAGGCGCGGCCAGATCCTCGCCCTCTTTCTCGGCGAGGCCGCCGCGGTGGCCCTCGCCGGGGCCGCCGCCGGCATCGCCGGCGGGCTGCTCCTCGCGCTCTCGGCGGCGCGGCTGCTGCCGGGGCTGCCGGTGCACGTGCCCTGGGGCTATCTCGCCGCGGCCGCCGCCACCGCCCTCGCCATCGGCCTCGCCGCCGGCGTGTGGCCGGCGCGGCGCGCCGCCCGCCTCGACCCGGTGGAGGCCCTGCGCGGCGAGTAG
- a CDS encoding ABC transporter permease — protein sequence MRAADVLAWAAAALRGHRRRSLLTLAATAVGVAAVVLLAALGEGTRRFVVDRFTALGTHLVVVLPGRSETVGGPPPLIAETPRELTLADAAAVARLPPVRRVAPVVVGSAPAAAGGREREATVVGTTAEMRPIRRLRLAAGRFLPPGTAARPVCVLGATLARELYPGTRAVGRWLRLGERRCRVIGILAPEGRSLGLDFDEVVLVPVAYAQALFDRSGLFRILAEARDRAALAPARRAIEGLIGRRHGTLDVTVITQDAVVATFDRILALLTRVVAAIAAVSLLVAGILTMNVMLVAVAQRRAEIGLLLALGARRRTVLALFLAEAALLSLAGALAGLALGHLGGWVLARLLPSLPLAVPAWAAVAGPATALAAGAGLGLLPARRAARLDPVAALAGR from the coding sequence GTGAGGGCGGCGGACGTCCTCGCCTGGGCCGCCGCCGCCCTGCGCGGCCACCGCCGCCGCAGCCTCCTCACCCTCGCCGCCACCGCCGTCGGGGTCGCGGCGGTGGTGCTCCTCGCCGCCCTCGGCGAGGGGACCCGCCGCTTCGTGGTGGATCGCTTCACCGCGCTCGGCACCCACCTGGTGGTGGTCCTGCCCGGGCGCAGCGAGACCGTGGGCGGGCCGCCGCCGCTCATCGCCGAGACCCCGCGCGAGCTCACCCTCGCCGACGCCGCCGCGGTGGCGCGGCTGCCGCCGGTGCGGCGGGTGGCGCCGGTGGTGGTGGGCTCGGCCCCGGCGGCGGCGGGCGGGCGCGAGCGCGAGGCCACGGTGGTGGGCACCACCGCCGAGATGCGGCCGATCCGGCGCCTGCGCCTCGCCGCCGGGCGCTTCCTTCCCCCCGGCACGGCGGCACGCCCGGTGTGCGTCCTCGGCGCGACGCTGGCGCGCGAGCTCTATCCCGGCACGCGCGCGGTGGGGCGCTGGCTGCGCCTCGGTGAGCGCCGCTGCCGGGTGATCGGCATCCTCGCGCCGGAGGGGCGGAGCCTCGGCCTCGACTTCGACGAGGTGGTGCTGGTGCCGGTGGCCTATGCGCAGGCGCTCTTCGATCGCAGCGGGCTCTTCCGCATCCTCGCCGAGGCCCGCGACCGCGCCGCCCTGGCGCCGGCGCGCCGGGCCATCGAGGGCCTGATCGGGCGCCGCCACGGCACCCTGGACGTCACCGTGATCACCCAGGACGCCGTGGTGGCCACCTTCGACCGCATCCTCGCCCTCCTCACCCGGGTGGTCGCCGCCATCGCCGCCGTGAGCCTGCTCGTCGCCGGCATCCTCACCATGAACGTGATGCTGGTGGCGGTGGCCCAGCGCCGTGCCGAGATCGGCCTCCTGCTCGCCCTGGGGGCGCGGCGGCGCACGGTGCTCGCCCTGTTTCTCGCCGAGGCCGCGCTGCTCAGCCTCGCCGGCGCCCTCGCCGGCCTCGCCCTCGGCCACCTGGGCGGCTGGGTGCTGGCGCGGCTGCTGCCGTCGCTGCCGCTGGCGGTGCCGGCGTGGGCGGCCGTGGCGGGCCCGGCCACCGCCCTCGCCGCCGGGGCCGGCCTCGGGCTGCTGCCGGCGCGGCGCGCCGCCCGCCTCGACCCGGTGGCGGCGCTGGCGGGGCGCTGA